A genomic segment from Bacteroidota bacterium encodes:
- the mltG gene encoding endolytic transglycosylase MltG yields MKNQTISWRYVSIIIGILLLFAAYKFVADLFLNNVGDNVNQPTYIYIQSNESFDRLIYNLDKDHILKNVESFERVAKLLKLDDSVKSGRYKIGNNMSNLALVRLLKSGKQEPVNLVLKYARRTGNLASAISKQIEPDSTELMNAFNDTSFFYKIGFDSNNIISLFVPNTYNVYWNITPKKFMERMKREYDVFWNSNRTTKAILLKLSPLQVSTLASIVMSETNKVDEMPIVARAYLNRMQKGMPLQADPTVIFALHDDSIRRVLHQHTLFDSPYNTYLYKGLPPGPICMASPAAIDAVLNAPLHNYIYFCAKEDFSGYHNFAGTLEQHNVNARKYQRELSRRGIN; encoded by the coding sequence ATGAAAAACCAAACAATAAGTTGGCGTTATGTAAGCATTATCATAGGTATTTTACTGCTTTTTGCTGCTTATAAATTTGTAGCCGATTTGTTTTTAAACAATGTGGGTGATAATGTTAATCAGCCGACTTATATATACATACAATCCAATGAAAGCTTTGATCGCTTGATTTATAATTTAGATAAAGACCATATTCTTAAAAATGTAGAATCGTTTGAACGTGTAGCTAAACTATTAAAACTAGACGACTCTGTAAAATCGGGTAGATACAAGATAGGCAACAATATGAGTAATTTAGCTTTGGTCAGATTGCTTAAATCAGGCAAGCAAGAGCCTGTTAATTTGGTTTTAAAATATGCACGAAGAACAGGGAATTTAGCCAGCGCCATCAGTAAACAAATAGAACCGGATAGTACGGAACTAATGAATGCTTTTAACGACACTAGTTTTTTTTACAAAATAGGCTTTGATAGCAACAATATAATATCCCTGTTTGTCCCCAATACCTATAACGTATATTGGAATATTACACCCAAAAAGTTTATGGAGCGTATGAAAAGGGAGTACGATGTTTTTTGGAATAGTAACAGAACTACCAAAGCCATTTTATTAAAGTTATCTCCGCTGCAAGTTTCAACACTGGCTTCTATTGTAATGAGTGAAACCAATAAAGTTGACGAAATGCCTATTGTAGCCAGGGCTTATTTAAATAGGATGCAAAAAGGAATGCCATTGCAGGCTGACCCAACGGTTATTTTTGCCCTACATGATGATAGTATCAGGCGTGTATTACACCAACATACATTATTCGATTCACCATATAATACCTATTTATACAAAGGCTTGCCTCCAGGGCCAATATGCATGGCATCGCCTGCTGCTATTGATGCGGTACTCAATGCGCCATTGCATAATTATATTTATTTTTGTGCCAAGGAAGACTTTAGTGGCTACCACAATTTTGCTGGAACGTTAGAGCAGCATAATGTAAATGCCCGCAAATATCAACGTGAATTAAGTAGGAGAGGTATCAACTAA
- a CDS encoding DEAD/DEAH box helicase, with amino-acid sequence MIVVNTQPFALVYTLVNHQYLGFVLEPHIVQVNSLGKYSLTHQRIFTKTADYFSRCITEADYKIMAILDELDDDFIFKKFYTDTKKKIRTAEFFTRYCKEDFFDENIKPFIEERMNKAFNLLKGTKIYKTGNDNNPTSVEINVSSEKASVLFHFKRTEEGTRYFPTIKYGGQRIEFMYKGAQIITFNPAWMLLGNNLFDFEKGIDGKKLQPFLNKRFIQINKNAEEAYFTKFVHQLIEKYNVFAEGFEINTNQPEGKAILNIHQLIDDNIALKLTFNYDGAPFDFGSDNKISVVVNRQDDNYIFTRTKRNLDFEQQTFEAVVKMGLKQYNGAYFTLKNQKAKHPTTGLLLTDEGTNKYQFLEWLNEHHAHLKKANIEIKQDKEGAKYFIGSREMKLEIKEQKDWFDVQAIVKFGEFSFPFLALKDYLIKGKREFTLPNGMIAIIPNEWFGNLSGIIEFSTHDDEIKIEKQHVGLLDEIVNNGGKYLRFSDKLEKLKNYGEIKEAYVPLSFKGTLRPYQQAGFDWFYFLKENQFGGCLADDMGLGKTIQTLALIQKERELYQIFSLQNQPASTQTLVQTQVAVDTDNRGQVSMFGGAELANITYAAPALANKETLNAFEQTPNNEQTFIRTNLIIVPNSLVYNWYNEARKFTPNLKVLVYTGAQRIKNTKYFSNYDLIITTYGTSRVDIELLKEFKFNYIILDESQAIKNASSQSARAVKQLKSAYKLVLTGTPIENGVQELWSQLSFVNPGLLGSLNSFTERFVTPIEKGKDEFKMQQLKAIIKPFVLRRTKDQVAKDLPEKTEQIIYCQMTDEQAEEYETTKSYYRNEILKSVTELGINKSQFTLLKGLTKLRQIANHPILANKDYAFGSGKFDEITARANTAKAEGHKVLMFSQFVKQLDIYGKYLTQNNLPYGYLDGSMTNQDRQKAVTHFQEKNDMPFFLISLKAGGLGLNLTSADYVFLIDPWWNPAIERQAIDRTHRIGQTKSVFIYKFITKDTVEEKIMALQNKKKLLADNIITTEESFIKTINVDEILDLLS; translated from the coding sequence TTGATTGTAGTTAATACACAACCATTCGCTTTAGTTTATACACTTGTCAATCATCAGTATTTAGGTTTTGTATTAGAGCCTCATATTGTTCAGGTAAACAGTTTGGGTAAGTACTCGCTTACACACCAGCGTATTTTTACTAAAACAGCTGATTATTTTTCGCGTTGTATTACCGAAGCCGACTACAAAATAATGGCTATACTGGATGAGCTGGACGATGATTTTATTTTTAAAAAATTTTATACCGACACCAAAAAGAAAATAAGGACAGCCGAATTTTTTACCCGCTATTGCAAAGAGGATTTTTTTGATGAAAACATAAAGCCATTTATTGAAGAGCGCATGAACAAAGCGTTCAATTTATTAAAAGGCACAAAAATTTATAAAACGGGGAATGACAACAACCCAACTTCGGTTGAAATAAATGTATCAAGCGAAAAAGCCAGTGTATTGTTTCATTTTAAACGAACCGAAGAAGGAACGCGCTACTTCCCTACTATTAAATATGGTGGCCAGCGTATAGAATTTATGTACAAGGGCGCACAAATTATTACTTTTAATCCTGCATGGATGTTGTTAGGTAATAACTTGTTTGATTTTGAAAAAGGCATTGACGGTAAAAAACTACAACCATTTTTAAACAAGCGTTTCATACAAATAAATAAAAATGCGGAAGAAGCATACTTTACCAAATTTGTACACCAGTTAATAGAAAAATACAATGTATTTGCCGAAGGCTTTGAAATCAATACCAATCAACCAGAAGGAAAAGCTATTTTAAATATACATCAACTCATTGATGATAATATTGCACTTAAACTTACCTTTAATTACGATGGTGCTCCTTTTGATTTTGGAAGTGATAATAAAATATCGGTAGTCGTTAACAGGCAAGACGATAATTATATATTCACCCGCACCAAGCGTAATCTTGATTTTGAGCAACAAACATTTGAAGCAGTTGTAAAAATGGGCCTTAAGCAATACAATGGGGCTTATTTTACTTTAAAAAATCAAAAGGCAAAACACCCAACAACAGGTTTATTGCTAACCGATGAGGGCACTAATAAATACCAATTTTTGGAATGGCTAAATGAACACCATGCTCATTTAAAAAAGGCTAATATTGAAATAAAACAAGACAAGGAAGGCGCGAAATACTTTATTGGTTCGCGCGAAATGAAGCTTGAAATAAAAGAACAAAAAGATTGGTTTGATGTACAAGCCATCGTAAAATTTGGGGAGTTCAGTTTTCCTTTTTTAGCTTTAAAGGATTACTTAATAAAAGGAAAAAGAGAATTTACTTTACCCAACGGTATGATTGCTATTATTCCTAATGAATGGTTTGGTAATCTATCTGGCATTATTGAATTCAGTACCCATGATGATGAAATAAAAATAGAAAAACAGCACGTTGGATTACTAGATGAAATAGTAAATAATGGCGGTAAGTATTTACGATTTAGTGATAAGCTGGAAAAACTTAAAAATTACGGTGAAATAAAAGAAGCATATGTTCCGTTGAGTTTTAAAGGAACGCTACGCCCCTATCAGCAAGCCGGCTTTGATTGGTTTTACTTTTTAAAAGAAAATCAGTTTGGTGGTTGTTTGGCTGACGATATGGGATTGGGTAAAACCATACAAACTCTGGCTTTGATTCAAAAAGAGCGTGAGTTGTATCAAATCTTCTCTTTGCAAAATCAGCCGGCCAGCACCCAAACATTGGTACAAACACAAGTAGCTGTTGATACTGATAACAGAGGACAGGTAAGTATGTTTGGCGGAGCAGAATTAGCTAATATTACTTATGCGGCTCCTGCTTTAGCCAATAAAGAAACGCTCAATGCTTTTGAGCAAACCCCTAATAACGAACAAACCTTTATACGCACCAATTTAATTATTGTACCCAACTCATTGGTATATAATTGGTATAACGAAGCACGTAAGTTCACACCCAACTTAAAGGTATTGGTTTATACTGGAGCACAACGCATAAAAAATACCAAATACTTTAGCAATTACGATTTAATAATTACCACTTACGGCACTTCACGTGTTGATATTGAATTGCTCAAAGAATTTAAATTCAATTATATAATACTGGATGAAAGTCAGGCCATTAAAAATGCTTCATCGCAATCAGCAAGGGCTGTAAAACAATTAAAATCAGCTTATAAGTTAGTGCTTACTGGTACACCTATTGAAAATGGCGTACAGGAATTATGGAGCCAATTGTCGTTTGTAAACCCGGGATTGTTAGGCAGTTTAAATTCATTCACAGAGCGATTTGTAACACCTATTGAAAAGGGAAAAGATGAATTTAAAATGCAGCAATTAAAGGCCATTATTAAGCCTTTTGTATTACGCAGAACCAAAGACCAAGTAGCTAAAGATTTGCCAGAGAAAACGGAGCAAATTATTTATTGCCAAATGACGGATGAGCAAGCAGAGGAATATGAAACCACTAAATCTTATTACCGAAACGAAATATTAAAATCTGTTACCGAATTAGGAATTAACAAATCACAGTTTACTTTATTGAAAGGCCTAACCAAGCTTCGTCAAATAGCTAACCATCCTATTTTGGCTAACAAAGATTATGCTTTTGGAAGCGGTAAATTTGATGAAATAACAGCACGTGCCAATACTGCTAAAGCCGAAGGACACAAAGTATTGATGTTTTCACAGTTTGTAAAACAGCTTGATATTTACGGTAAATACTTAACTCAAAATAATTTACCATACGGCTACCTAGATGGCAGTATGACTAACCAAGACAGGCAGAAAGCAGTCACTCATTTTCAAGAAAAAAACGATATGCCTTTCTTCTTAATATCATTAAAGGCAGGTGGCTTGGGTCTAAATTTAACCAGCGCTGATTATGTGTTTTTAATTGACCCATGGTGGAACCCTGCTATTGAAAGGCAAGCCATAGACAGAACACATAGAATTGGCCAAACCAAATCGGTTTTTATTTATAAGTTTATTACCAAAGACACGGTTGAAGAAAAAATAATGGCTTTGCAAAACAAAAAGAAATTGCTGGCTGATAATATTATTACCACCGAAGAAAGTTTCATAAAAACCATTAATGTAGATGAGATTTTAGATTTACTCAGCTAG
- a CDS encoding heme exporter protein CcmB has translation MKETIKLIQNLLLVEWRQRYALNGILLYVFSSIFTVSLSVKALNLPTWNAVFWVLILFNSINAIAKSFIAEPRGKMLFYHVLITPEKLILAKTIYNAILNIVLSFIALLFYSVILDNPIQRLDFYILILFLASVGFAFTFTMVSAIAQKSGNGNLLMPILSFPIIIPFLLLLIKTSKKAMDGIDVSLMYTDLFLLLLMNMLVGALAYVLFPFLWKE, from the coding sequence ATGAAAGAAACCATTAAGTTGATACAAAATTTATTGCTGGTTGAATGGCGACAAAGGTATGCGCTTAATGGTATTTTATTGTACGTTTTCTCTTCCATATTTACCGTGTCGCTTTCGGTTAAAGCACTTAATTTACCTACATGGAACGCGGTATTCTGGGTTTTGATTTTATTTAATTCTATCAATGCCATTGCTAAAAGTTTTATAGCAGAACCAAGGGGCAAAATGTTGTTTTATCATGTATTGATTACGCCTGAAAAACTGATTTTAGCCAAGACTATTTACAATGCTATTTTAAATATAGTATTGTCATTTATAGCTCTGTTGTTTTATAGTGTTATTTTAGATAACCCTATCCAGCGATTGGATTTTTATATACTGATATTGTTTTTGGCTTCGGTTGGATTTGCCTTTACTTTTACGATGGTTTCTGCCATTGCACAAAAAAGTGGCAATGGTAATTTACTCATGCCTATTTTAAGTTTCCCCATTATAATTCCATTTTTGTTGCTACTTATTAAAACAAGTAAAAAAGCAATGGATGGAATAGATGTAAGCTTAATGTATACTGATTTGTTTTTATTGCTGCTAATGAATATGCTGGTTGGTGCTTTGGCATACGTATTGTTTCCTTTTTTATGGAAAGAATAA
- a CDS encoding alkaline phosphatase — protein MKKYVLGIGVFLLGTLLLGAAYSFKNKPKKIKKVIFIIGDGMGLAQISGALSHINEQNAFERFPVIGLSKTSSADNYVTDSGAGATVFAIGKKTFNYAISVGADSLPYPSLFEMMKKKNMATGVVVTSSITHATPACFYSHVSSRKSEDDIAEFLLQGNCDIAIGGGTKFLNANTRADGRDLNTLLQRNGFMVKTDTSNNFTPILSDKLVYTLAFNGLKRKLDGRDDYLRRASLATIQQLNHNKNGYMLMIEGSQVDWGGHDNNFEYMKTELIDLNQTINAVLDYAQKEGDILVVVTADHETGGLALNENKSDKSTFKVSYSTGGHSGIMVPVFAFGPGSELFSGIYENTAIHYKFKQLLGLE, from the coding sequence TTGAAAAAATATGTACTAGGCATTGGAGTTTTTTTACTGGGAACTCTGTTATTAGGTGCCGCTTATTCATTTAAAAACAAACCTAAAAAAATAAAAAAGGTAATTTTTATTATAGGTGATGGTATGGGTTTGGCTCAAATCAGTGGTGCCTTAAGTCATATCAATGAGCAAAATGCTTTTGAGCGTTTCCCGGTTATTGGTTTAAGCAAAACATCATCGGCTGATAATTATGTAACTGACAGCGGTGCCGGAGCCACAGTATTTGCCATTGGTAAAAAAACATTTAATTATGCTATCAGTGTCGGGGCTGATTCTTTGCCTTATCCAAGTTTGTTTGAAATGATGAAGAAAAAAAACATGGCAACGGGTGTGGTGGTTACTTCATCTATTACACATGCAACGCCTGCTTGTTTTTATTCGCATGTATCATCACGTAAAAGTGAAGATGATATTGCGGAGTTTCTATTGCAAGGTAATTGCGATATAGCTATAGGTGGCGGCACTAAGTTTTTAAATGCAAATACCAGAGCCGATGGCAGAGATTTAAACACCCTTTTACAGCGCAATGGTTTTATGGTTAAAACAGATACATCCAATAATTTCACTCCTATCCTATCAGATAAGCTGGTTTACACTTTGGCTTTTAATGGTCTGAAACGAAAATTAGATGGCCGCGATGATTATTTACGTAGGGCTTCATTGGCTACTATTCAGCAATTAAATCATAACAAAAACGGTTATATGTTAATGATTGAAGGCAGTCAGGTTGATTGGGGTGGTCATGATAATAATTTTGAATATATGAAAACCGAATTGATAGACTTGAATCAAACCATTAATGCAGTATTGGATTATGCACAAAAAGAAGGCGATATTTTAGTAGTAGTTACAGCCGACCACGAAACCGGTGGCTTGGCTTTGAATGAAAACAAAAGTGATAAAAGTACTTTTAAAGTGAGTTATTCAACCGGAGGTCATTCTGGTATTATGGTACCTGTTTTCGCTTTTGGCCCGGGTTCTGAATTGTTCAGTGGCATTTATGAAAACACTGCTATTCATTATAAATTTAAACAATTATTGGGTCTAGAATAA
- a CDS encoding asparaginase domain-containing protein, with the protein MAIRVFVTGGTFDKEYNELNGQLFFKDSHINEILKLGRSRLDLSVRTLMLIDSLDMTDVDRNIILESCQRCEEDKIVITHGTDTMTETAKFLANHIPNKTVVLTGAMIPYKFGSSDGLFNLGSALAFVQSLPNGIYIAMNGRYYDWNNCKKNKQTGFFEELN; encoded by the coding sequence ATGGCAATTAGAGTATTTGTTACCGGTGGTACTTTCGATAAAGAGTATAATGAATTGAATGGGCAGTTGTTCTTTAAAGACTCGCATATCAATGAAATACTGAAGTTGGGGAGAAGCAGGCTGGATTTAAGTGTGCGTACTTTAATGCTTATTGATAGTTTGGACATGACGGATGTTGACCGTAACATTATTTTAGAAAGCTGCCAGCGTTGCGAAGAAGACAAGATAGTAATTACCCATGGAACGGATACCATGACTGAAACGGCTAAATTTTTAGCCAATCATATACCCAATAAAACAGTGGTTTTAACAGGCGCTATGATTCCATATAAGTTTGGTTCAAGCGATGGATTGTTTAATTTAGGTAGTGCATTAGCTTTTGTACAAAGCTTACCCAATGGCATTTATATAGCCATGAATGGCCGCTATTACGACTGGAATAATTGCAAAAAGAATAAACAAACCGGCTTTTTTGAAGAGTTGAATTAG
- a CDS encoding aspartate kinase — MKVFKFGGASVKDADAVKNVAKVLSNFPDKDILVVISAMGKTTNLLEKLHEAYVNKQSNKQTLFEELKQFHYNIINQLITQTQSHAFDDIENIFIELECLLEAEPDKSFDYHYDQIVSYGEIFSTKIVSTYLNEAGIKNRWMDAQNFISTDNTYREGKVNWQLTTEKIAKTLLPIVQKKMVITQGFIGRSSSNATLTLGREGSDYSAAIFAYGLNASSVTIWKDVAGVMNADPKRYPEAIKIKSLSYHKAIEMAFYGATVIHPKTIQPLLSKGIPLYVKSFINPNDEGTTVGVEKELEDQISTYIFKQNQMLISISSKDFSFIVEENLSNIFALFAANGVKINVMQNSAISFTVCVDYNEHKCAQLINELEMHYKVKTNADLELLTISNYETAQPHLFTQNKKILMEQRNRSSLQLVLA; from the coding sequence ATGAAAGTATTTAAATTTGGTGGAGCATCGGTTAAAGATGCGGATGCAGTAAAAAATGTAGCAAAGGTATTAAGCAACTTTCCCGACAAAGATATTTTGGTGGTTATTTCGGCCATGGGGAAAACGACTAATTTATTAGAAAAACTACACGAAGCTTATGTAAATAAGCAAAGCAACAAGCAAACCTTATTTGAAGAACTTAAGCAATTCCATTACAATATCATCAATCAATTAATCACACAAACGCAAAGCCATGCTTTTGATGATATTGAAAATATATTTATTGAATTAGAATGTTTATTAGAAGCCGAACCCGATAAATCGTTCGATTATCATTACGACCAAATAGTAAGTTATGGTGAAATATTTTCGACCAAAATAGTAAGTACTTACCTGAATGAAGCTGGTATAAAAAACCGCTGGATGGATGCGCAGAATTTTATCAGTACCGATAATACTTACCGCGAAGGAAAAGTAAACTGGCAATTAACCACTGAAAAAATAGCCAAAACCTTATTGCCTATTGTGCAAAAAAAGATGGTTATTACACAAGGGTTTATTGGTCGCAGTAGCAGCAATGCTACGTTAACATTAGGGAGAGAAGGTTCTGATTATAGTGCGGCTATTTTTGCTTACGGTTTAAATGCAAGTAGTGTAACTATTTGGAAAGACGTAGCCGGTGTAATGAATGCTGACCCGAAACGTTACCCGGAAGCTATTAAAATAAAAAGTTTAAGCTACCACAAAGCTATTGAAATGGCTTTTTATGGCGCAACAGTTATACACCCAAAAACCATACAGCCTCTTTTAAGTAAAGGTATTCCTTTGTATGTAAAATCGTTTATTAATCCAAATGATGAAGGAACAACGGTTGGTGTAGAAAAAGAATTGGAAGACCAGATATCTACTTATATATTTAAACAAAATCAAATGCTCATTTCCATATCCAGTAAAGATTTTAGTTTTATAGTAGAGGAGAACCTGAGCAATATATTTGCTTTGTTTGCAGCCAATGGGGTTAAAATAAATGTAATGCAAAATTCGGCTATCAGCTTTACGGTATGTGTTGACTATAACGAACATAAATGTGCTCAATTAATCAATGAGTTAGAAATGCATTATAAAGTAAAAACCAATGCCGATTTAGAATTATTAACCATTAGCAACTACGAAACTGCTCAGCCACATTTGTTTACACAAAACAAAAAAATACTGATGGAGCAAAGAAACAGAAGTTCGCTGCAATTGGTATTAGCCTAA
- a CDS encoding metalloregulator ArsR/SmtB family transcription factor: MNLRRDVFQAIADPTRRAILLLVASQSMTAGAIAANFDTARPTVSKHLQILTECELLTQEQSGREISYHLNAKKMKEVADFIEPFRQMWDDRFNKLEAVMKKYKGE, translated from the coding sequence ATGAATTTAAGACGAGATGTATTCCAGGCCATAGCAGACCCGACACGCAGGGCAATATTGCTGCTTGTGGCTTCGCAATCAATGACTGCCGGAGCCATAGCTGCAAACTTTGATACAGCCAGACCAACGGTTTCAAAGCATTTACAAATATTGACCGAATGCGAATTGCTTACTCAAGAGCAAAGTGGTAGGGAAATATCCTATCACCTCAATGCTAAAAAAATGAAAGAAGTAGCCGACTTTATAGAACCATTCCGTCAAATGTGGGATGATAGATTTAACAAACTGGAAGCCGTAATGAAAAAATACAAAGGGGAATAA
- a CDS encoding SRPBCC domain-containing protein, whose product MERKTKIDAEDGKQDLVITREFDLPLELLFKAYIEPEIISQWMGTKVIKLENKKHGSWQFETSDPKGNVVFRSNGTIHEFIPNAKITRTFEMENTPFPVQLEYLTFEPLTDDTSKLTMHIIYKSVAFRDQMLKLPFAQGINMAHNRLQDTFNNLK is encoded by the coding sequence ATGGAACGAAAAACGAAAATAGATGCCGAAGATGGCAAGCAGGACTTAGTTATCACAAGGGAATTTGATTTACCATTGGAGTTGCTATTTAAAGCTTATATAGAGCCGGAAATCATATCACAATGGATGGGAACTAAAGTGATAAAACTAGAAAACAAAAAACATGGAAGCTGGCAGTTTGAAACGTCAGACCCTAAAGGAAATGTAGTGTTTCGCTCAAATGGGACAATTCATGAATTTATACCAAACGCAAAAATTACCCGCACGTTTGAAATGGAAAATACGCCCTTTCCTGTTCAATTAGAATACTTAACTTTTGAACCTCTTACTGACGACACTAGCAAGCTAACTATGCATATCATATACAAATCAGTTGCATTCAGAGATCAGATGTTAAAGCTGCCTTTTGCCCAGGGAATTAATATGGCGCATAACCGACTACAAGACACATTCAATAACTTAAAATAA
- a CDS encoding DoxX family protein — MTTKTNKIIYWISTPWLALGMLSTGIVQLIRMKEEVDMMAHLGYPLYFLTILGIWKLLGTVAVLVPKLPLLKEWAYAGFFFAMSGAIFSHLACGDEAKELFGPVLLFVLTVVSWYFRPADRKIIPIVIG; from the coding sequence ATGACAACGAAAACAAATAAAATTATTTATTGGATTTCAACTCCATGGCTTGCATTAGGAATGTTATCGACAGGCATAGTACAGTTGATTCGCATGAAAGAAGAAGTTGATATGATGGCGCATCTGGGTTATCCGCTTTACTTTTTAACCATATTGGGTATATGGAAACTACTAGGTACAGTAGCAGTGCTTGTTCCTAAATTACCCTTATTAAAAGAATGGGCTTATGCAGGCTTCTTTTTTGCTATGTCAGGCGCAATATTTTCACACTTAGCTTGTGGCGATGAAGCCAAAGAACTTTTTGGCCCTGTATTATTATTTGTCTTAACAGTAGTATCTTGGTATTTCAGACCTGCTGATAGAAAAATTATCCCAATAGTTATCGGATAA
- a CDS encoding DUF4256 domain-containing protein, which yields MSMSSSNKKELSPAQRDELIGILKTRFEKNKNRLKDVAWAQVQTKLEASSKLWSLYEMETTGGEPDLINFDNKADEYTFYDCSIESPKGRRSLCYDRQALDARKEHKPANSVIDMAADMGIELLTEEQYRTLQQLGSFDNKTSSWIKTPAGIRKLGGAIFADYRYGQVFVYHNGAESYYAARGFRGSLQI from the coding sequence ATAAGTATGAGCAGCAGCAATAAAAAAGAATTATCACCGGCACAGCGTGATGAATTGATTGGTATATTAAAAACACGTTTTGAAAAAAATAAAAACCGCCTTAAAGATGTAGCATGGGCTCAAGTACAGACTAAATTAGAAGCAAGTTCAAAGCTATGGTCGCTTTACGAAATGGAAACAACCGGTGGCGAGCCTGATCTTATTAATTTTGATAACAAGGCAGACGAATATACTTTTTATGATTGCTCTATAGAAAGCCCTAAAGGCCGCAGAAGTTTATGTTACGACCGCCAAGCGCTGGATGCAAGAAAAGAACACAAGCCCGCAAATAGCGTAATAGATATGGCAGCTGACATGGGCATTGAACTTTTAACAGAGGAGCAATACAGAACATTACAGCAATTGGGAAGTTTCGATAACAAAACATCAAGCTGGATAAAAACCCCTGCCGGTATTAGAAAACTGGGTGGTGCTATCTTTGCCGATTATCGCTACGGCCAGGTTTTTGTATACCATAATGGAGCAGAATCATACTATGCAGCTAGGGGCTTCCGAGGCTCATTACAAATATAA
- a CDS encoding YdeI/OmpD-associated family protein: MNTKVDFYFTKEKKWQQEIEQLRIIALDCGLSEELKWGCPNYTLKKSNIVLIHVFKEYCALLFFKGALLKDTKGILIQQTENVQAARQIRFTNVQEIVKLSNAIKTYIHEAIKVEKAGLKVELKKTTEFKMPDEFKQVLDEMSELKNAFKALTPGRQRAYLLHFSSAKQSKTRESRIATCIPQILNGKGLND; encoded by the coding sequence ATGAATACAAAGGTTGATTTTTATTTTACCAAAGAAAAAAAATGGCAGCAGGAAATTGAGCAATTGAGAATAATTGCACTTGACTGTGGACTAAGTGAAGAATTGAAATGGGGCTGCCCTAATTATACATTAAAAAAAAGTAATATTGTTTTAATACACGTGTTTAAAGAATATTGCGCACTGTTGTTTTTTAAAGGTGCTTTGTTAAAAGATACAAAAGGTATTCTTATACAACAAACAGAAAATGTGCAGGCAGCACGCCAGATTCGTTTTACCAATGTGCAGGAAATAGTGAAGCTAAGCAACGCCATAAAAACCTATATTCATGAAGCTATTAAAGTAGAAAAAGCCGGATTGAAAGTGGAACTAAAAAAGACTACCGAATTCAAAATGCCCGATGAATTTAAACAAGTACTGGATGAAATGTCAGAGCTGAAAAACGCATTTAAAGCCTTAACGCCTGGTAGACAAAGAGCCTATCTCCTACACTTTTCTTCTGCCAAACAATCCAAAACTAGGGAATCGAGAATTGCAACCTGTATACCTCAAATACTCAATGGGAAAGGCTTGAATGATTAG